The genomic interval TAGCCAGGGTAAAGAAGTGAGCAAAGCCCCCCTGCTCAGAGCCTCAGAAACTGGATGCCCCAAAGCACTTCCCTACAAGCAGACCACAGAGAAACTGTGAGGGAGTAAGGTATGCGGGGCCATAGGCTGAGGGGCAGTCAAGGGTCCTGGCGTGCAGTCTCCCAGGCCCAACCCCTGGGGATGGGCAGTTCTCACTGTTCACTCAGTGCTGCCTGCCAGGTGACCCCAAGGGCATGTCTACTAGCTGACCCTGCAGAACCTTGCCCAAAGGCCACAAGCATGGCCTGGAGAGAGTCCAAATGTTCCTTGGCTTCATGAAGCCAGGCCTCTTGGGAGCTGACGTTGTGGCCACAGCTGGCTCACCCACCAGCCTGCCTGCTGCCCTCCTTCCCTGTACTCCTGCCACTGTCCTCTGGTGAGGCGGTGGGCCTGCTCTCTGCAGAGGCACGGCCATTGTTATCCCATAGATGGGCCCACACAGGGACAGGAGGCTGCGACAGGATCCGGTTTATTCTGCCTTGGGAGGGTGGTCCTGAGAGTGGCGGGTGCCACCCTGTCCCGGGCGGAGGGAGGGCCCAAGGGCCAATTAAGGCCAGTGGCGGGAGAAGCAGGGGGCACGTAGCCCCTGGAATGCGGTGAGGCCAGGCTGAGGCCCGGAGGCAGCTGTGGTAGGCTGGAGCAGGTGCCCCTGCTGCCCAGGGTGGAAGGCACCGGGCTGGGACCGGGCCATGGCTACAGGGCCGTGGACCCAAGCCACATGGGCACCCCGGGAAGCGGGGCACAGGGTCACTTGACACTGAACATGAAACACAGGCACACGGCTCATGAGTAAGCACATGGACAAGTGGGCACAGATTCAAAGGCCAGACGGATACCTAACCTTGGCCAGACACATGGACACAATAGTGGTGTCATACACACCACAGGGGACGTACGGCACTAAGGGACATATGGACTCGATGGCTACAGGGGATAGACCCAGGCCATGGAGTGCAAGGAACAGGGGAAAGGGGCCTTTTGGCACGACTGCACTGGAATTGTGAGAAGAGGGCAGTGGGAGTACTGGtctggaggcacctgggggcAGCCCCCATGCAGACCCCCTCAGTGACTCAGTCTGTCTTCCATACTTTGTTGAGTAGCTTCACCACTTCATCGTAGATGACAAACACGATGGCCACATCCAGGCAGACCCGGCCCAGGCGGGGGATGGTGCCCTTGTAGAATCTGGGGTTGGAGGGGAGAAGGCAGATGAAGAAGTGTCCCTGGACAGTGAGGATGGTCCAGACACCAGAGGGACAAGGGCAGGAACCTAAAGGTAAAAACTCCCTGGAGGATAGCCTGGGGCTGGCAGCAGTTAtggggggaggcccaggtagaaggccggggagggcctggggtggggactACAGCCCTGGCCCGCCCCCTGCCACACTCACGCCTTGAGCCCCTCATTCCTCAGGATCTGCAAGCCACAGTCCCATGTATTCCGGTATTTGTGCGCCTCCAAGCCCTGAAGGACAGCAGCATGGCACAGGGGGTTCAGCGGCTAGCCTGTCACAAACTCCTACCCCCTTTCTGGCCCCACCCTTACCTGCATGCGAGTCTTGATCACATCCAGAGGAGTGTTCCCGAAGACACTGGCTGCACCAGCCACAGCTCCAAACACTCCAGTGATCAGTGGGTTCATGGGCTTGTTGGGGTTGTCCCCTGGGTGGGGGTAGGGTTTCAATCAGAAAGTGATAGGAAGTCAAAGGGGAGGGCTCTTCAGGGCTGGGGAGGAGCATGGACCAGAGCCTTTGAATGTGGGGGCCCCAGGAGGTCCTGGCCAGGAGGATTGAAGAGAAGGAGCCTAACCCAGAGTGGCTGGAGGTAGGGTCTTGGGGTAGCCGACCCAACAGATACATACCTCTGTACCAGTTACGCAGGGAGGTCATGACGAAGAAGCGGATGGCCTGGTTAGATCCCTGCTTCAGCACGGTGGCTGTGAGGCCCTGGTAGGTCCCCTTCAGCCCTAGGGGCAGACAGACATGGGAGTCATACTGGTGTCTTCCAGGCCCCAGTCCGGGGAGTCGGGGGAGTGGCGCATTAGAGCACCAAAGTAGGAAGGGGGAAATGCAGGCCAGTCTGGCCAAGGTCCCTCGGCCGACCTGAGGAGGAAGGCATCATGGCTCACCTTGTTCCCGCACAATCTCCCGGACCCCATGGAAGAACCCTCTGTACTTGGGTTTGGGAGAGGTCTGGTCGTGGATGAACTTCACCTGTGAGAGGGGAGCAAAGGCACTGGTTCTCAGGATTCCATTGGAAGGGCATGCTTCACCCTTTGCCTTGCAGGCAGGCCCAGGGCCCAAACAGCAGATCAAGGTTGGAGGTGCAGCTCTTTACCTGGAAATAAGGCCACCCAAGGCCACGAAGGGACACAAGGCCCCAGGAAACAGAGGGCTGGCCAGTCTCTGCAGTTGTATTTGCTGGTTATTTCCCACAGCTTAGGCAGGAAACATGCATTATCTTatgttttctgtttataaaagtgTTGTTAAAAATCCTAATGTCACTTGCTCCATTGCCTTTAGGACAGAGTCCAGTCTGCAGCACACTTCCTGCACCCAGCTCCCTAGGCCTGCCCCCTGCACGCCTTGCCAGGCTCCATGGAGCACAAGAGCAGACTGGCCCCggccaccccagcatccctctGCACCCCTCTGCACCCCCTACCCCTCCTCACCTTGATGGTCTCCATTGGGCACACGACCACCACAGCTTCGGCGACGCCGGCACCCAGGCCGCACAGCAGCCCCCGGGTGCTGTCCAGGCGTCCCTGGGGATCCCGCATGTGGTTGCTGAGGAACTCAAACATCCCGAACCTGGGgacgggggtgggtgggggtggggcagtgggGTGAGAGGGGCTGCAGCCGCCCGGGGTGCCCTCCCTCGGCCGCGGCCGCCCCAGCCCGCCTCACCTGACGGCCGCTTTGGGGATGGAGCCGTAGAGCAGGGAGCTGAGGCCTCGATACAGGCCCAGGACGCCATGGCTGCGGACGGTCTGCCGCACGCAGTCCCCTGGAGGAGGGGGCGTTCAGCGACCCCAGCCGCCCCGAgacccgccccccgcggcccgccAGGGCTGCTCCCGCGCGCAGGGGCCCGCCGTGCCGGAGCCgcgccgcccctcccctcccctcccgcgcCGCAGCGCCCTACTCACCGATGCCCCGGTACCGCGGAGGGTGCGAGCGCTCGTCCAGCTGCAGCTGGGTCTTCACGTACTCGGTGGGGAAGGTGATGCAAATTTCGATGCCGCCCGCCAGGCCGCCTGAGGGGACCAGGGACCCGGCCCTGAGACCCCCGCCCGGCGCCGGGCCGGCCCGCCCAGACCTTGTCCCGCgccggcccccgccccacccacGTCGCCCTGGCCGGTGGGGACCcgggccgcgccccccgcccgacCCGGAAGTGGGGCGGGGCCTCGGTGTCCCGGGCCCACCCGGAAGCGTGGTGGGGCCGAcggagggggcagcccgggggcccgTGTGCCGGGGAGGGGGCCCACCTGCCAGGATCGCCTTCCCCGGGTGCGTCAGCTTGGCCTTCCCGGACGCGGGCGCGGCGGCCGCcagggcgcggggcgcggccatagcaggcggggaggcggggaggcggggcgccCGGCGTCGGCCTCGGGTCCGAGCCTCCTGCTCTCCGCGCTCGgtccgcggcggcggcggcggcggccggttatggcccggggggcggggcggtcGCGTCAGCTCCCGGGCTCCGCCCCGCGTGGTCCgagccgggccccgcccccggcccgccccgcgccggccgggaaactgaggccggggcggggcgagcgAGGCAggcgccggggcggggccggcagcCTAGCCAATGGCCGAGCACAGAGACCTTGGGAGGCGGTGCTGCGCCCCGGCCTGGAGCTGCGGGTCAAGGTGCAGTTTCTAAAACCCGCCCCGGCCTCTGGCACAATCCGGCACGGGAAGGAGCTTGTCTCGTGGTCTTTGCCTCGGCCTGAGCGGCTGGGTCCCCGGGAAGTCGCGGGCGGAGAGACGCGCAGGCCCTCCCCCAGGACACACGGGGCTCGTCCCGTTCCCGGTGCTTCAGGGTTTGGCATTCCGACACCCAACGGGCAGTGccgctgcccttccccctacGGTATCTAGAGTTCCATGGGGAGCACGCAGAAGACCCCCGGTGCACCCTGGCTATCCTCCCCCTGCGCGGCTTCTTCCCCGAGCAGACGCAGGTCCCCATCCCAAGAGGCCCCAACAAATCTTTTGTCCCCTACCACCCACACCAGCACCAAGCAGGGAAGCTTTGCCTTGATAAACCGACTTTAATATTCATGATCGGTAGGAGGCTCAGGGCCAGGTTAGAAAGTCTGTTGTCTGCAAAGGGGCCTGGAGCCGGCAGATTCGCCAGTGCAGAGCGAAAACTGGGTGCCCCTCCCACCAAAGGCGGGGAATCCCTGATGAGAACTCCCCAGGAATGCTGGCTCCAGCCAGAGGGCCTGGAGGCAGGAGTCCACCAGAGCTGGTCGTCTTGTGCAGTCAGTGGCTACCCTGGCCGCCCCAGGTGTGAGGATGGTTCACAGGCTGCCATCACTGGGcctcagcaaaaataaataatgtccaGGTGTCCCCGCCTCCCATCAGGATCCTCTGTGCTTCTGAGGTGACATACTCCTTGAGGTCAATAACCCCATAGAGGTGTGTAGCCACTGAGCGCCCACTACACGCTGAAGCCGTACACAGGAGGCTGGGCGAAGGCAGGTGCAGCAGTATATCCATAGGGGAAGCCAGCAGGAGCAGGGCCTGCAGCAGGGCCTGCTGTCAGCATCAGCTGCTggcctgcagagggagaagcagagttagGTAAGCAGAGCTCCTGCTGCCCCCAAGTGGCCAGGGGCCCGAGGAGCAGGGTCACAGACCAGCCCTGACCACCCAAGGCTCAGGCACTGGAGAACAGGTGCCTGGGGGCAAGGACAGTAGGAGCTGCTATTGTGGGAGCAGCCACAGAGGCTGGCCAGGCTAGGGGGTAAGCTAGTCCCAAAATGGGACACTTACTTAGCTCAAATGGCTGGGTCTCAATCATGCccatcaaaatctaaaaaaaccagATTGACATTAATGGTGGTGGTAGGGGGTCACAATGATCGTGAGGACACAGTTGGTGGGAGACTTGAGACTAGGCTCACGTGCTGTGTGCTCACACGACACCCTCAGGCATTTGTTAGCCCTGCAACACACTTCAGACCCCAAACGCCTTTCAGTGCAGTGGACACCAACCAATCTGTCTGCTCAAAGGCCAGGCCATCCAGACAGGCTCTCAAGTCAAAGCCAGCAGCAGCCTTGCTGCCCGGAGCCAGGCAGAGCAGCGCACAGCAGCAGACCCGAGTTAGGCAGTTGCTAGGCAAAGGAGCAGGCAGGGGCACCTTCGCAGAAGGCACGTACCCTCCGAAAAGGGAGGACGATGGCTGTGCACATTCCTGGATACACTGACCTCTTCACACCCAGCAGCTGTTGGGTGCTTCTGTCCCCCACCCTGTCCATTCCCTCTCCGATCTGAAGCCCAGCCAGGGAAGGACACTATGAAtcaccttccctctctcccctccctagGGACAGGGGACTAGGGGCAATGGGGGACCACCTACCAAATAGGAGAGGGGCAGGCTCCACCACATGCTCCTCTCGCTTGCGCAGGCTCTCTGAGGCGTCTAGTCTGTCTACCTGCAAAGAGGTGAGAGCACTCAAGTGCTTGCCTGCCAGGCCGTGTTCAGTCTGGGTCAGGAGGTGAatgtggggcagggaggtggcaCACAGCCTCCAGCAAAGTCAGAGTGGGGGATGGCTGGAGGGCAGAGGCCGTACCCACAGTGACCACTGCCCTGCTCCACAAGAAGGTGAAACCTCTATAACTGGGTGGACATGGAATGGCCAAGGGGGCCCTGGTGACCTCTGGCTGTTGTTCCAGCCCAGTGCTTTCCAAGCaggcaccagggctgcctggtgcATCAGAGCAGTGGCCAGTGACTGCAGGCTGCATGTGCGGCACGACTCATAGGGCTAGGTCCTCCTCTGGATCAGGGACACTGCTAAGACAACGTAGCACTTCCTACATCCAGCTAGtccaggctgccctgcccccctTCCTGAGGAGATCAGTCACTTGACATGTGGGACATCCCACCTGGCAGGGAGGATGAGCCACCTCAGAGAGAGGGGCAGCAACAGCCATCTGAGGACAGGCTGCCTCCTTGCTCTTCCTCGAGGCTTCAGCAGGGGCTGCCCATGCAGTACCCACAGGCTGGAGCAGACACACATATGGGGAGGGAACAGAGCAAGGCAGTGCCAGGGGCCTGCAGGGCAGACAGCACTGTGTGTCTGGGGCATCCCTCCTACCCCtttgccaccccccacccccaaaacaagAAGAAATTCTTGTGTGCACTTGGGCCCAGGAGGGATGAGGCCAGGTACCAGAACATTAGCAGAAACAGCCCTGTTACTGGCCCCGTTacacccccttccccttccctccttgggACCAGAGCTGAGGGGAGGAAGGAGCAAGACAGTGCAGGAGACTGGCAATCCACTCTCTTCCTTCAGCTAGCTCACACTCAGACTGAGATCTAAGCTAGGCCTGCCCTCCACTGAGAGAGCCAGGGGGTTCAGAGGTGTGAGCAACAACTTTCCTGCAGCCTTAGAAACAAACCAGACTAGGTGACAAGGGTCTCTGGACAGTGGCTCAACTAGGCCCCAGACAGGAACTCCTAGGGCTTCAACACACAGGGAGAGCTAAAATCAGACACTACCACCTCATTAAACAGCTCACCAGCCtgcaaagaaagccagagtaggaTGCTAGGGCCACTAAGTGACATCCGGAATAGTAGAAGCAATTTACTGAGACATGAGTATGGCCCTGGGGCCAGGAAGATGTGGGTCTGAGCCCAAGTCTTCATCAATCAGCTTTGGACCCAAACCCATGACTACAGCTGTAGAGGGGATGATTACCTACCCGTCAAGGTGTTGCCATTCCTACTAAGTGCTCAGCAAAAGGGGGGTTACCATGACAGGTATGCCAACAAATGCACCCCAAACTCCACTGGAGGTGCGCTGAAAGGTTAATAGACCATATGGGGATGGAGCCCACGGGCTGTGTGCTGGTGCCTTGCTATTCTCACATCACAAAAACCctgggctggggatccctgggtggcgcagcggtttagcgcctgcctttggcccagggcacgatcctggagacccgggatccagacccacgtcaggctcctgatgcatggagcctgcttctccctctgcctgggtctctgcctctccctctctctctgtgtgactatcataaataaattaaacaaacaaacaaacaaacaaacaaacaaaaaaaccctgggCTGTGGGCAAGCACATAGTGCACAGGAGAGCTGATGTAAGGGGAAGAAGTGCTTACTTCTATCCAGAGGCCCCCAAGGTGATTTTCTAGAATAAGTTAATGTTGGGCAGAAAACCACTCAACTGTGAAGGCATAAGGCCCCTCTTCAAGGTGAGAGGGGCTGGTTGGACAACTTGGGCTGGTCCCACACAGGCCACTGGCTACCACATGGCCTCTGTGGACCTGGGCTAGCGTCACAGCCGAGCTACATGGGGGATCCAGGGCAGAGCCTGTACTTACTTTGCTAAGGTACTCTCTCATCACCTGGATGAAGTAGGGCATGGCCAGGTCCACGAGGTTGTGTCTCCAGGCCAGCTCCAGCACCACATCTGGGGGAAGCAGGTCATAGCAGGTGAAGAGAGAGGCTGCGAAGCACTCTCGCTTGCCCTCCTCCAGGAACCACTGCAGCAACTTTTCAGCCAGCTCAGCATCCCTGGATTCTGCAGCATGCTGCATGGCATCCTGCAACCAAGGCAGACACACAGCTCAGGTCTGTCCTGCCCGAAGCACATTCTGGATCGGCAGGACATCCTGGCCCgtctaaaataaagaattatacCCACCCAGTGAGTAGTCACCAGCAAATTAGTGATTTCAATTTTCTAATCACAATGATAAGAACTGAACAGCCTAAACTGCCAGTGCGTGCGTCAGCTCCTCGGACCCTCCAACAGCCCTCTGTAGCAGGTATCCCACCGTCTCCTTGAGGACCTGAGACCGGAGACCGAAGCCCGAAGATGAGGCCTCTCAGCTGACAGGCACAACCAGTCTCAAAGGCATTCTAGTTGCCTACTAATTGCTGACTGCCATCATGGTCTCAGCTCCTTGCCTGCTCAGTCCTCTGACACGAACCTCTGAGGTCTGTTTGGGAGACTCTCCCATGGGACCCAACATCCTGTAAGCTAGCTCTGTGGAGGCCCCCCTCTGGATCCTGCTCCTAAAAGGATCCTCTCCCACCTGCTTGTTGCTGTCTGCTGAATCCTGTGTCATCCCCACGCTGTTCCTATGAAGGCAACTGGCCTTTTTATGGCAGGGGTGCAAAGTCAGCGGAGGCTCAAGTGAAAGCTCCAGGACGCCTTCAGGTCTCCTTGGACCTCTGACACCAATGCTGTCGCTGCTCGGCACTTTCTCTGCATGTCCTCCAGTCCAGCAGAGCCCACCCTTGGTTGGCTCATCTTCAATGTGCACCTAGAATTTGGCACTTCTCTCCCTCCACAGGCCTGGAGACCATCTCACAAACCCTCACAGCCTCAACTGCCTTCATCAGAAAGTGGACGTTTCCAGAACCCTTGTGCTTCAACTGTCTACAATGGCAATTTCCTAGAGGATTCAGGTGCAGTGAGGCCCACAGATGATCTCAGTCTGTGCCCTCCTCCTGCAGCCTAGAACCAAGCTTGATTCTCTCACACCTTCTTACTTCTTGTAAAGTAAGACCTGGCCCATGTCACTATTGGGGGACTTCTCTACCTTGTCCCCATCCCTCAACCTCCCTCCCAAACTACTGGCAGCACTTGCCAGGGCCCTGCTCCAGGCCCTCGCCCTGTCCTTCATCATCCCCAGCCTGTGACTATACCTCTGCAGGCTCCTGTTCTTCACTTGTGGGCGTGAGGTATCTGTGAACCTATTGTCTGTTCACACACCTGAGTATGGGCCCCTAGCCCTCACCTTCCCATGTCCTGATACATTCCCTCATGCCCCACCAGTCCCGCTGTTCCTCAACAATCCCAGCCTCCAACGTGAGTTACCACCACCTCTACTCCACTGGCTTCTCAGGTAGAGTGAATACACCTCAAAGTGGCTACCCCTAACAGCCAAACGCCCACTATGCTTTTACATCCAAGCTCTGCAATCTGGAAAACGTGCTTCTTATTCCTTTATGACTATTCCAGAAGCTAGCACTGGCCACTCACCAATCCCTCCAGGTGGCACACTGACCAACCACTCACTCAGGACTTCCATGTAGGGCGGGCTCTACTGCTAAGGCATGGCTGACACTTGCATATGTGTATGGGGTGGGGGCCTGTGCATTGTGGGCCCTTCTAGCACACAGTGGCCTCCACCTACTAGATGTATCATCACACCCCCAGGTATGACAACCAAACATCCCCTGGGGGTCAGAATCGCCCTTGCTAAAAACCAGGGCACTGGAAAGTATGCCCACAACTTCTGTCTATGGCTTTGTCCTTGTGGATTCTCTTCCTGGCACACATTGCTCTGAGTGGGACTGCTGGCTGAAGTGGACAGATGCCCTTCTGGCAGTTCTCATAGCACtgcttgctcactcactcactgacTGAGTGATAAGGGGCTGCACTTTCAAGACTCTGGTATGCACACTGGCAGGATGGGACAGCTGGGACCCCTAGATGGGGGCAGCTTCCCACTGGTGTGTTGGAGCCCCCACTGCCGCCTCCCAGCACCAGAGCCTGAGCACCCTGACAAATTGTCTCAGAGTTCCCTTTGCAGGAGCTCTGTCAGCATCTGAGGTAACACCATGAGCACTGTCACTAAAAGAGAGGACATGTCACATAACAGTCCCAAACTGGAAGTAACAATTGGGATGAAGCTTGATGTGCCCCTGATATCCAGGGTTCTCTGGCCTCAGCCAATGTGCTCTGAGGGAGATGCCTGTCCTCGTCCTAGAAAGGAACTCAGGAATGACAAGGACAGTTCTGGGAGTAACATCTTTAGGTCAAGCTCATGGCTTGGGAAAAGGCTCTCCAGAAGCTCCTTGCATGGGGACCCCCTGGATATCAGCTTAGCCACACAGCACATTACAATAATGGCCCTCTCATGCAACTGCACTTTACCCCACTGGGGAGATGCTGAGGCCAGGTGGAGCAAAGGGCCTGAGACCTCTCCAAGCAGCCCACCCTGGCTGCCAGATGCCCAGATCTGGATCCAGACCCGAGGGTGGTACCAAGCCACCACTCAATGGCAGAAATAAGTATTGTGAATGTGATTTTCACTTTGGAGTCTTTattccccacatttttttttaattccccacaTCTTGATGGATAGAAAGCAAAGTAGGTGCCAGGTGAATGCTGCCACACTCTGCTTAGGGAAGAGTGAGACTCACAAATACCTGCCAGGAAAGAACTCCATGGGAGCTAGTCTTCTGATCCAAATAACCGTGAAGAGGCTCTATGTTAATGATAGATAAGGATCCTAACCCTGTGTTCTACAAGCACATCTCCCTTAACTTCATCCTTCTTGTCCCCACCATGAGGGTCTcctgggagggggtggtggtCATCAGGAAGCACATGGGGGGTGGATGGGGCACTGGGACACTAACCTTGTAGAGATGGTCCTTCTTGCAGAGCTCCACACTCTGGGCCCACCGGCTGTTGCCCTTGTATAGATAAGCTGCAATGCGCCTGAACTCAATCAGCTGGTGCTTCTCCAACCGCTGTGCCAGGGCGATGTTGTCAAAGTTGTCGTAGGCATCGATAGATGCCCTCAAACCCTAGGAAGACCCAGCCTTTCGTGGGTGAGGGTCACAGTGGAATGGACAACCAAGAATTACTCCCTGGCAGTTGCTGCCACCATGACCTCAAAAGGccccttcccatctccctctgGTGGGATCCATGACCACTCCTGTGCAAGGTCAGCCTTTGGGGAAGAAGGCTGGTGTGGAGAAGGGCTCTCCAGTCCCTGAGCGCCCAACATGGCTGCTTCCCTCACACCCACCTGGTAATCCTCCTCTTCCGTCAGTAGGTGGTTGAGAGCCTCATTCACACTCTTGTTGTTGTGGCTCTGGACTGACCGCAGGTAAGGCTTCACTAGGGGCAACTGGCCTGCCTGACAAGTCAGGAGAATGGTTAGGGCACTCAGGCAAGTCATCAGGGCACTAAGCTGGGGGCCCTGGGACACACTGATGGGCCA from Canis aureus isolate CA01 chromosome 27, VMU_Caureus_v.1.0, whole genome shotgun sequence carries:
- the SLC25A1 gene encoding tricarboxylate transport protein, mitochondrial isoform X1, encoding MFEFLSNHMRDPQGRLDSTRGLLCGLGAGVAEAVVVVCPMETIKVKFIHDQTSPKPKYRGFFHGVREIVREQGLKGTYQGLTATVLKQGSNQAIRFFVMTSLRNWYRGDNPNKPMNPLITGVFGAVAGAASVFGNTPLDVIKTRMQGLEAHKYRNTWDCGLQILRNEGLKAFYKGTIPRLGRVCLDVAIVFVIYDEVVKLLNKVWKTD
- the SLC25A1 gene encoding tricarboxylate transport protein, mitochondrial isoform X2, translated to MAAPRALAAAAPASGKAKLTHPGKAILAGGLAGGIEICITFPTEYVKTQLQLDERSHPPRYRGIGDCVRQTVRSHGVLGLYRGLSSLLYGSIPKAAVRFGMFEFLSNHMRDPQGRLDSTRGLLCGLGAGVAEAVVVVCPMETIKVKFIHDQTSPKPKYRGFFHGVREIVREQGLKGTYQGLTATVLKQGSNQAIRFFVMTSLRNWYRGDNPNKPMNPLITGVFGAVAGAASVFGNTPLDVIKTRMQGLEAHKYRNTWDCGLQILRNEGLKAFYKGTIPRLGRVCLDVAIVFVIYDEVVKLLNKVWKTD